The following proteins are co-located in the Pectinophora gossypiella chromosome 7, ilPecGoss1.1, whole genome shotgun sequence genome:
- the LOC126368353 gene encoding juvenile hormone acid O-methyltransferase-like isoform X2 yields MDNVELYHYSNKVQKRDAFRCLEEFGKKIKWRNFDKVLDIGCGDGGVTTGILKKFIPDNFKHLVGCDISHRMVEFANRHYGDERTSFMVMDIEGQIPRDLRGAFDHTFSFYTLHWIVDQEAAFTNIYELLGPDGDCLLVFLGNTPLFDVFRILSRRPKWRPYLKDVERFVSPYHDSQDPEKEIRRMMAKIGFKNIDVQCKEMCFVYKTMDDVKKAVSAVNPFRMSAELEEEFLEDYIHIVRDMRLIDQVNNNVDEAVNIRNNYTLLVAFGTK; encoded by the exons atggaCAACGTAGAGCTATATCATTACAGCAACAAGGTCCAGAAAAGGGATGCATTTCGGTGTCTCGAGGAGTTCGGGAAGAAGATTAAGTGGAGAAATTTTGATAAAGTTTTAGATATTGGATGTGGGGATGGGGGTGTGACTACTGGGATTTTGAAGAAGTTTATTCCGGACAATTTCAAACACCTGGTTGGGTGTGACATCAGCCATAGGATGGTGGAATTTGCGAACCGGCACTACGGCGACGAGCGGACGTCCTTCATGGTGATGGACATCGAGGGGCAGATACCGAGGGACCTGAGAGGCGCCTTCGACCACACATTCTCCTTCTACACCCTCCATTGGATAGTCGACCAAGA GGCCGCGTTCACAAACATCTACGAGCTGCTGGGCCCCGACGGTGACTGCCTCCTGGTCTTCCTTGGCAACACTCCTCTGTTCGACGTGTTCAGGATTCTCTCGCGCCGCCCCAAGTGGCGACCCTACCTGAAGGACGTCGAGCGCTTCGTTTCGCCCTACCATGATTCACAG GACCCAGAAAAGGAAATTAGAAGAATGATGGCAAAAATAGGGTTTAAGAACATTGATGTGCAGTGCAAAGAAATGTGCTTCGTCTATAAGACAATGGATGATGTtaaaa AAGCAGTATCAGCAGTGAACCCGTTCAGGATGTCCGCAGAACTAGAGGAAGAGTTCTTAGAAGACTACATCCACATAGTCCGTGACATGCGGTTAATAGACCAGGTAAATAACAACGTGGATGAAGCGGTGAATATCAGGAACAACTACACCTTGCTCGTCGCTTTTGGTACTAAATGA
- the LOC126368353 gene encoding juvenile hormone acid O-methyltransferase-like isoform X1 gives MDNVELYHYSNKVQKRDAFRCLEEFGKKIKWRNFDKVLDIGCGDGGVTTGILKKFIPDNFKHLVGCDISHRMVEFANRHYGDERTSFMVMDIEGQIPRDLRGAFDHTFSFYTLHWIVDQEAAFTNIYELLGPDGDCLLVFLGNTPLFDVFRILSRRPKWRPYLKDVERFVSPYHDSQDPEKEIRRMMAKIGFKNIDVQCKEMCFVYKTMDDVKSRDCDPESGGGEVDYGHEEVWSILHKEPPRHTQTRLHEAN, from the exons atggaCAACGTAGAGCTATATCATTACAGCAACAAGGTCCAGAAAAGGGATGCATTTCGGTGTCTCGAGGAGTTCGGGAAGAAGATTAAGTGGAGAAATTTTGATAAAGTTTTAGATATTGGATGTGGGGATGGGGGTGTGACTACTGGGATTTTGAAGAAGTTTATTCCGGACAATTTCAAACACCTGGTTGGGTGTGACATCAGCCATAGGATGGTGGAATTTGCGAACCGGCACTACGGCGACGAGCGGACGTCCTTCATGGTGATGGACATCGAGGGGCAGATACCGAGGGACCTGAGAGGCGCCTTCGACCACACATTCTCCTTCTACACCCTCCATTGGATAGTCGACCAAGA GGCCGCGTTCACAAACATCTACGAGCTGCTGGGCCCCGACGGTGACTGCCTCCTGGTCTTCCTTGGCAACACTCCTCTGTTCGACGTGTTCAGGATTCTCTCGCGCCGCCCCAAGTGGCGACCCTACCTGAAGGACGTCGAGCGCTTCGTTTCGCCCTACCATGATTCACAG GACCCAGAAAAGGAAATTAGAAGAATGATGGCAAAAATAGGGTTTAAGAACATTGATGTGCAGTGCAAAGAAATGTGCTTCGTCTATAAGACAATGGATGATGTtaaaa GCAGAGATTGTGATCCGGAGAgtggagggggtgaggtagactATGGCCATGAGGAAGTCTGGAGCATACTACATAAGGAGCCTCCGAGACACACGCAAACACGACTACACGAGGCAAACTAG
- the LOC126368352 gene encoding juvenile hormone acid O-methyltransferase-like: MFRPELYQQVNEVPKRDAFDCLEKYGPKLKWSKSECVIDLGCGDGSVTSTILKPFLPSFNKLVGCDIGELMVEHANRKHGNDRTSFIVWDIVTDVPNHLAESFHHVFSFYALHWIQDQERLFRNIYKLLINRGECFLVFLAYTPVFDFYRALALQPKWKTWLRDSEKYVSPFQDLKEPSKRVCGVMAQAGFNGICVHCEQKEYLYEETNFRLTMEAICPFKIPADLHEEFMEDYMQVVRDMKLISPKEGGGSIVTIQYTLLIANGTK; this comes from the exons ATGTTCAGACCAGAATTATACCAGCAAGTGAATGAAGTTCCTAAACGGGACGCTTTCGATTGTCTGGAGAAGTATGGGCCAAAACTGAAATGGAGCAAGAGTGAGTGTGTGATAGACTTGGGTTGCGGCGATGGCAGCGTCACGTCTACCATCCTGAAGCCATTTCTACCAAGTTTCAATAAGTTGGTGGGTTGTGATATCGGAGAGCTTATGGTAGAGCATGCCAATCGAAAACATGGTAATGACAGAACCTCGTTCATCGTGTGGGACATTGTCACCGACGTACCTAATCATCTGGCTGAGAGTTTCCATCACGTTTTCTCTTTCTACGCTTTGCATTGGATCCAGGATCAAGA gagaTTATTCAGAAATATCTACAAACTCTTAATAAACAGAGGAGAATGTTTTCTGGTGTTCTTGGCGTATACTCCTGTCTTCGACTTCTACAGAGCTCTGGCTCTTCAGCCCAAATGGAAAACCTGGCTCCGAGATTCAGAGAAATACGTGTCGCCCTTTCAAGATTTGAAG GAGCCAAGCAAGCGAGTCTGCGGCGTCATGGCCCAGGCGGGATTCAACGGCATCTGCGTGCATTGCGAACAAAAAGAGTACCTCTATGAAGAAACGAACTTTAGAT TAACAATGGAAGCAATATGCCCGTTTAAGATACCAGCTGACCTACACGAGGAGTTTATGGAAGACTACATGCAGGTAGTGAGAGACATGAAGCTTATCAGTCCCAAGGAGGGGGGAGGCTCCATCGTCACCATACAGTATACCCTGCTTATAGCTAACGGCACTAAGTAA
- the LOC126368354 gene encoding uncharacterized protein LOC126368354 codes for MFIMLIILTTYSSLYVAEALDNWGPYVVEWKKCHGCNSTNMGSGVSLVSNMERRHPDPIFHIMNFTITDPVRLDEIKVTALTVKEGRKVLFGKRKLTKPCDFYASFLILEKTFHVDKDCILRKGTHVFDVNLNELTRFFMGKQFIYGHYYVKALALNKKKMIMCVEIVSIIKKS; via the exons ATGTTTATCATGTTAATAATATTGACAACGTATTCCAGTTTATATGTTGCGGAAGCCCTGGACAAttgg GGACCCTACGTAGTAGAATGGAAGAAGTGTCACGGGTGCAATAGTACGAATATGGGGTCTGGCGTGTCCCTTGTTAGCAACATGGAACGTCGCCATCCAGATCCCATATTTCATATTATGAACTTTACGATAACGGATCCAGTACGATTGGATGAG ATAAAAGTAACAGCATTAACGGTGAAAGAAGGGCGCAAAGTGTTATTTGGCAAGAGGAAACTGACAAAGCCATGCGATTTTTACGCTTCCTTTCTGATTTTGGAGAAAACCTTCCACGTTGACAAGGATTGCATATTGCGGAAG ggtACTCATGTTTTTGATGTCAATTTAAATGAATTGACAAGATTCTTCATGGGCAAACAATTTATCTACGGTCATTATTACGTGAAAGCACTCGCgctgaataaaaaaaagatgattaTGTGTGTTGAGATAGTCTCAATTATAAAGAAGTCTTAA